The sequence AACTGTTCGTATCTCAAGACCGCTACGAAGGTTATAAAGAAGCCCTCCAAAAAGCAGGGATTCCTCTCGATGAAAAACTGGTTCATTTCTCATTTGGTTTTATGTTGGAAGACAATTCTTATCAAATGATGGAGAGCCTTCCCCTAGCAGAGTTAGATGCCATCATGACAACCGATATTCTCGTTGCTGAAGGGGTGCGCCAATACCTATTAGAACACCAGCTGACAATCCCGATTATTTCCTTTGATTCGATTAAGCCACGACTCGATATTGAAGCCTATATTGACATCAATGCAGTGGAACTCGGACGTGAGTCTGTTCGGACAATTCTACAAATTATCAAGGATCACAAAGAAGGAAAAACCGTTTGCTACCGTCAATTGATTGACCATACCATTACGAAACTCTAGGAGTCTTTATGTCTACATTTACTGCTTATTTAGATGACCAAGACCTCATTCGTATCCAAAAGGGAGAGGAGCATATCCTTCCTTTTTATTTGAAAACGAACCAAGGTCATCTTGCCTTAATCCCTGTCAAAACGTCAAGTGCAGCGACTGACACAGGAGACTATTTCTTAAGCCCTATTCCACTTGAACTCGGAGAAGAGTACACCATCTACGATGCTACTGGAAATTCTTCTATACTCCACTATCGAAACATCGTTCGCAAACCCATTTTCGATCAAACCTTCACCTATAGTGGAGAGGATCTAGGAAGTTTCTACACACCAAGTCAGACGCAATTTAAATTCTGGGCACCCATTTCTCAAAATGTGACCCTCCATATTGAGGATCGTATGTATCCAATGACCCGTACAGAAAACGGTGTCTGGGAACTCATGCTCAAAGGGGATTGGGAAGGAACTGCCTACCACTATGAGTTTCGTGTCAATGGCCTAGAACGTCGGATTCATGATCCCTATGCTCTATCCTCTTTAGCGAACTCTGGAGATAGCTTCGTCATCGACCGGAAGAAGATCACACGTCCTATCAGGCGTGCCACTCGTCAATTAGACCCAACAGAAGCAATCATCTACGAGATGAGCGTTCGGGATTTCTCTGCCCAGAAAGAGGCTGGCTTTAAACATCCGGGTAAGTTCAAAGGCTTGACAGAGTCGCCCCAACTCAATGGTGAGATCCTTGGATTTGATTACCTTCAAAAACTGGGCATTACCCATGTACAGTTACTTCCTGTCTATGATTTCGGTAGTGTCGATGAAGAGGATCAATGGAAATCCTACAACTGGGGTTATGATCCTGTCCAATACAATGTTCCAGAAGGAAGCTATGCGAGTGATCCTAACGATCCTTATGCGCGAATCCTAGAGCTCCAAGACACTATTGACACTTATCACCAGGCTAATCTGAGTGTCATCATGGATGTAGTATACAATCACGTCTACCAGGCAGATGAGTACGCTTTTGAACAGATCGTTCCTGGTTATTTCTACCGTTATAATGCAGAGGGAGAGCGGACCAATGGAACCTTCTGTGGAAATGACGTAGCAAGTGAACGCTCCATGGTGAGACAGTATATCAAGCAATCCCTCAAACAATGGGTTTCCCTCTACGGCTTTGATGGGTTTCGCTTTGATTTGATGGGAATCCTAGACATTCAAACCATGACAGAGATTGCAGAAGAACTCCGTGAAATCTATCCTAACATCTATCTCTATGGGGAAGGGTGGAAGATGGATACGGGCCTCTCTGAAGATCAGCTCGCTCACCAGTATAATTCGAAACGATTACCAGCCTTTGGCTTTTTCAGTGATAACTTCCGGGATACGGTCAAGAGAACACTTGTAGCCGGTCACCGTCGTGAGAGTCAACATCCTGCAAATGATTTTGCTAACATCCTAACAGCAAATGTTGGTAAAGTAAGGCCTGCTCATTTCACCCAACCTCAACAAGCCATTCAATACGTCGAATGCCATGATAATGCAACTGTTTTTGATTATTTC comes from Streptococcus parasanguinis ATCC 15912 and encodes:
- the pulA gene encoding type I pullulanase; translated protein: MSTFTAYLDDQDLIRIQKGEEHILPFYLKTNQGHLALIPVKTSSAATDTGDYFLSPIPLELGEEYTIYDATGNSSILHYRNIVRKPIFDQTFTYSGEDLGSFYTPSQTQFKFWAPISQNVTLHIEDRMYPMTRTENGVWELMLKGDWEGTAYHYEFRVNGLERRIHDPYALSSLANSGDSFVIDRKKITRPIRRATRQLDPTEAIIYEMSVRDFSAQKEAGFKHPGKFKGLTESPQLNGEILGFDYLQKLGITHVQLLPVYDFGSVDEEDQWKSYNWGYDPVQYNVPEGSYASDPNDPYARILELQDTIDTYHQANLSVIMDVVYNHVYQADEYAFEQIVPGYFYRYNAEGERTNGTFCGNDVASERSMVRQYIKQSLKQWVSLYGFDGFRFDLMGILDIQTMTEIAEELREIYPNIYLYGEGWKMDTGLSEDQLAHQYNSKRLPAFGFFSDNFRDTVKRTLVAGHRRESQHPANDFANILTANVGKVRPAHFTQPQQAIQYVECHDNATVFDYFQLEREEIRLEERKALSRLALHLVLLSQGVPFIHAGQERYRTKGLEDNTYNLPDSLNQLDWTSLSKCQEEISFLEELIAYRKSQPLLRLKKGQEIRDYCDVKWLSDHHFIYTIEKDREKITILVNISDQEQTYQHPSDSQLLFAYPHANLQAPIPKGKKLSIPAHSWLLLRETKSTK